One genomic region from Ammospiza caudacuta isolate bAmmCau1 chromosome 1, bAmmCau1.pri, whole genome shotgun sequence encodes:
- the LOC131555782 gene encoding LOW QUALITY PROTEIN: myosin regulatory light chain 2, smooth muscle minor isoform-like (The sequence of the model RefSeq protein was modified relative to this genomic sequence to represent the inferred CDS: deleted 2 bases in 2 codons), producing the protein MRSCISGLFLVRDIMVCFVRQKNVVDARRFKSVELAGDISSCLCGQSEKDITMEFPFMIQMLGTPCQVSNTKQEPTATMSSKRAKTKTTKKRPQRATSNVFAMFDQSQIQEFKEAFNMIDQNRDGFIDKEDLHDMLASLGKNPTDEYLDAMMNEAPGPINFTMFLTMFGEKLNGTDPEDVIRNAFACFDEEATGFIQEDYLRELLTTMGDRFTDEEVDELYREAPIDKKGNFNYIEFTRILKHGAKDKDD; encoded by the exons ATGCGCAGTTGCATTTCA GGGCTATTTTTAGTTCGGGACATAATGGTTTGTTTTGTACGTCAGAAGAACGTTGTGGATGCACGTAGG TTTAAAAGTGTGGAATTAGCAGGGGACATCAGTAGCTGTCTGTGTGGACAGTCTGAGAAGGACATAACCATGGAATTTCCTTTTATGATCCAGATGCTTGGTACACCCTGTCAGGTATCTAATACAAAGCAAG AACCAACAGCCACCATGTCTAGCAAAAGAGCAAAGACGAAGACCACCAAGAAGCGCCCTCAGCGCGCCACTTCCAACGTGTTTGCCATGTTCGATCAGTCGCAGATCCAGGAATTCAAGGAGGCCTTCAACATGATCGACCAGAACAGGGATGGCTTCATTGACAAAGAGGACCTGCACGACATGCTTGCCTCCCTTG GAAAGAATCCAACGGATGAATACCTGGATGCCATGATGAATGAGGCTCCGGGCCCCATCAACTTCACCATGTTCCTCACCATGTTTGGTGAAAAGTTAAATGGCACCGACCCGGAGGATGTAATCAGGAATGCTTTTGCTTGCTTTGATGAAGAAGCAACAG GGTTCATCCAGGAGGACTACCTGCGGGAGCTGCTGACCACCATGGGAGACAGGTTCACGGATGAGGAGGTGGATGAGCTGTACAGAGAGGCCCCCATTGACAAAAAGGGCAACTTCAACTACATCGAGTTCACGCGCatcctcaaacatggagccaaGGACAAGGACGACTGA